The following coding sequences lie in one Macrobrachium nipponense isolate FS-2020 chromosome 45, ASM1510439v2, whole genome shotgun sequence genomic window:
- the LOC135214396 gene encoding uncharacterized protein LOC135214396 isoform X2 has protein sequence MVDYSQVMKATIVALCLAAGPGLQAGKIPLQNDQPATKKEGVDAFELRLQFKEKLAHCVDVDMHVDYCLAPRPEGVFSRGKKMKFYLNNKLVYNCSSSGVCTAHGALKENTRIKVASEGCKGIPFANINKDLIGEYVAVAEDPPERFKASFNLTFCNREKSLELSLELRGEAANCVSQSHRDGYCLSVSMDGQPIQNKAFKCYLGSHLAYECSTERVCTGHGILRDNIRPKYVASDCYGIPFANVVPQAEGKYSCVVEDDTFLIEASYDLGFCSGSHSPNITESQMEMTESVWNTKVIIIIAVSSVVSVVSVVVLSAVIIGIYICYKRCIKERFC, from the exons ATGGTGGATTATTCGCAAGTGATGAAAGCTACAATTGTCGCTCTATGTTTGGCAG CTGGCCCTGGGCTCCAGGCAGGAAAAATACCCCTTCAGAATGACCAACCAGCCACCAAAAAGGAAG gTGTGGATGCCTTTGAACTAAGACTCCAGTTCAAGGAGAAATTGGCTCATTGTGTAGACGTTGACATGCATGTTGATTATTGCCTAGCTCCCAGACCAGAAGGGGTGTtctcgagaggaaaaaaaatgaaattctacCTAAATAACAAGCTTGTTTACAATTGCTCATCCTCAGGTGTCTGTACAG CCCATGGTGCACTCAAAGAAAATACTCGTATTAAAGTGGCCTCAGAAGGATGTAAAGGCATACCCTTTGCCAACATCAACAAAGATCTTATTGGGGAATATGTAGCCGTAGCTGAAGATCCTCCAGAACGTTTCAAGGCATCTTTCAACTTAACATTTTGTAACAGAGAAAAGTCCTTAGAATTGAGCCTTGAATTGAGAGGGGAAGCAGCAAATTGTGTAAGTCAGTCTCATCGTGATGGCTATTGCCTCTCTGTCTCAATGGATGGTCAACCCATTCAAAATAAAGCATTCAAGTGTTATCTAGGAAGTCATTTAGCGTACGAATGCTCTACAGAAAGGGTATGCACAG GTCACGGAATCCTTCGAGACAATATCCGGCCAAAGTACGTAGCCAGCGACTGCTATGGAATCCCCTTTGCCAATGTCGTTCCCCAAGCAGAAGGCAAATACTCATGCGTAGTTGAAGATGATACTTTCCTCATAGAAGCAAGTTATGACTTGGGTTTCTGCAGTG GATCTCATTCGCCCAACATAACAGAATCACAAATGGAGATGACTGAGTCTGTTTGGAATACCA AAGTGATAATCATCATAGCTGTCTCAAGTGTAGTAAGTGTAGTAAGTGTAGTAGTACTATCAGCAGTCATTATTGGAATCTACATCTGCTACAAAAGATGCATTAAAGAAAGGTTTTGCTG a
- the LOC135214396 gene encoding uncharacterized protein LOC135214396 isoform X1, whose amino-acid sequence MVDYSQVMKATIVALCLAAGPGLQAGKIPLQNDQPATKKEGVDAFELRLQFKEKLAHCVDVDMHVDYCLAPRPEGVFSRGKKMKFYLNNKLVYNCSSSGVCTAHGALKENTRIKVASEGCKGIPFANINKDLIGEYVAVAEDPPERFKASFNLTFCNREKSLELSLELRGEAANCVSQSHRDGYCLSVSMDGQPIQNKAFKCYLGSHLAYECSTERVCTGHGILRDNIRPKYVASDCYGIPFANVVPQAEGKYSCVVEDDTFLIEASYDLGFCSGSHSPNITESQMEMTESVWNTKVIIIIAVSSVVSVVSVVVLSAVIIGIYICYKRCIKERFCCMQQEQHEELLDIPPSASAESEDKEALCLREESMKLQEEWATLRQSSKQDNPGVDEVAICPSSSEGDEIEPEHPDEEEDDNQSDDNQNKDLPILQDLSYPRNIEVHVSSTSKTRI is encoded by the exons ATGGTGGATTATTCGCAAGTGATGAAAGCTACAATTGTCGCTCTATGTTTGGCAG CTGGCCCTGGGCTCCAGGCAGGAAAAATACCCCTTCAGAATGACCAACCAGCCACCAAAAAGGAAG gTGTGGATGCCTTTGAACTAAGACTCCAGTTCAAGGAGAAATTGGCTCATTGTGTAGACGTTGACATGCATGTTGATTATTGCCTAGCTCCCAGACCAGAAGGGGTGTtctcgagaggaaaaaaaatgaaattctacCTAAATAACAAGCTTGTTTACAATTGCTCATCCTCAGGTGTCTGTACAG CCCATGGTGCACTCAAAGAAAATACTCGTATTAAAGTGGCCTCAGAAGGATGTAAAGGCATACCCTTTGCCAACATCAACAAAGATCTTATTGGGGAATATGTAGCCGTAGCTGAAGATCCTCCAGAACGTTTCAAGGCATCTTTCAACTTAACATTTTGTAACAGAGAAAAGTCCTTAGAATTGAGCCTTGAATTGAGAGGGGAAGCAGCAAATTGTGTAAGTCAGTCTCATCGTGATGGCTATTGCCTCTCTGTCTCAATGGATGGTCAACCCATTCAAAATAAAGCATTCAAGTGTTATCTAGGAAGTCATTTAGCGTACGAATGCTCTACAGAAAGGGTATGCACAG GTCACGGAATCCTTCGAGACAATATCCGGCCAAAGTACGTAGCCAGCGACTGCTATGGAATCCCCTTTGCCAATGTCGTTCCCCAAGCAGAAGGCAAATACTCATGCGTAGTTGAAGATGATACTTTCCTCATAGAAGCAAGTTATGACTTGGGTTTCTGCAGTG GATCTCATTCGCCCAACATAACAGAATCACAAATGGAGATGACTGAGTCTGTTTGGAATACCA AAGTGATAATCATCATAGCTGTCTCAAGTGTAGTAAGTGTAGTAAGTGTAGTAGTACTATCAGCAGTCATTATTGGAATCTACATCTGCTACAAAAGATGCATTAAAGAAAGGTTTTGCTG CATGCAACAAGAACAACATGAGGAGCTTCTGGATATCCCTCCTTCAGCATCAGCTGAGAGCGAAGACAAAGAAGCGCTGTGCCTGCGAGAAGAGAGCATGAAATTGCAAGAGGAATGGGCAACCTTACGGCAGAGTAGCAAGCAAGACAACCCAGGGGTCGATGAAGTAGCCATCTGTCCCAGCTCCAGCGAAGGAGATGAGATCGAACCCGAACAccctgatgaagaagaagacgacaaccAGAGCGATGACAACCAGAACAAAGACTTACCAATTCTACAAGACTTGAGTTACCCGCGTAACATTGAAGTACATGTCTCGTCCACCTCAAAGACAAGGATATGA